A single Streptomyces mirabilis DNA region contains:
- a CDS encoding MerR family transcriptional regulator, which produces MQQELLTIGAFAARARLSPKALRLYDRLGLLAPAHVDEVSGYRYYRADQVERARLVALLRQLDMPLARIAEVVEVGAAQGAVLLATYWADAETRFASQRTLAEYLRGRLSGRSTDMYGKFVVETVDVPERVVLTEKRHTLADELPVWIPASLARLEDGARECGGTTGSPFVVYYAEVSMESDGPAESCVPVADEEAARAWADKRGRASGIGVRVEPARRLAYARITKAQVAHPQIIAAFEAVEAWIGERGLSYDGPCREVYFADWDAAGPEDAVCDVAFPVK; this is translated from the coding sequence GTGCAACAGGAACTGCTCACGATCGGCGCGTTCGCCGCCCGCGCGCGGCTCTCGCCGAAGGCGCTTCGGCTGTACGACCGGCTCGGACTGCTCGCTCCGGCCCACGTCGACGAGGTCAGCGGATACCGCTACTACCGCGCCGACCAGGTCGAGCGCGCCCGCCTGGTCGCGCTGCTGCGGCAGCTCGACATGCCGCTCGCGCGGATCGCCGAGGTGGTGGAGGTCGGGGCGGCGCAGGGCGCGGTGCTCCTCGCCACGTACTGGGCGGATGCCGAGACCCGGTTCGCTTCGCAGCGGACGCTCGCCGAGTACCTCCGTGGACGGCTGTCAGGGAGGAGTACCGACATGTACGGGAAGTTCGTGGTCGAGACGGTGGATGTGCCGGAGCGGGTGGTGCTGACGGAGAAGCGGCACACGCTGGCGGATGAGCTGCCGGTCTGGATTCCGGCCTCGCTGGCACGGCTGGAGGACGGGGCGCGGGAGTGCGGCGGGACGACCGGCTCGCCCTTCGTCGTCTATTACGCCGAGGTCAGCATGGAGAGTGACGGGCCCGCCGAGTCGTGCGTGCCGGTCGCCGACGAGGAGGCTGCGCGGGCGTGGGCCGATAAGCGGGGGCGGGCGTCGGGGATCGGGGTGCGGGTGGAGCCGGCGCGGCGGCTCGCGTACGCGCGGATCACCAAGGCGCAGGTGGCTCATCCGCAGATCATCGCCGCGTTCGAGGCGGTCGAGGCGTGGATCGGGGAGCGGGGGCTGTCGTACGACGGTCCCTGCCGGGAGGTGTACTTCGCGGACTGGGATGCGGCGGGTCCGGAGGACGCGGTGTGTGACGTGGCGTTTCCGGTGAAGTGA
- a CDS encoding glutathione peroxidase, with product MTTDSSSSSVLDVQIDSLQGGSADLGQYRGKTVLIVNVASKCGLTPQYAGLERLHEQYAGRGFTVLGVPCNQFMGQEPGTSEEIAEFCSATYGVTFPMTEKVDVNGDARHELYQRLVDTADGEGHSGDIRWNFEKFLIAPGGDVVARFSPQTEPESAEVVAAVEKALA from the coding sequence ATGACTACTGACAGTTCAAGCAGTTCCGTGCTCGACGTCCAGATCGATTCCCTCCAGGGCGGCTCCGCGGACCTCGGGCAATACCGCGGCAAGACCGTGCTCATCGTGAACGTGGCCTCCAAGTGCGGGCTGACACCTCAGTACGCGGGGCTGGAGCGGCTGCACGAGCAGTACGCGGGGCGGGGCTTCACGGTGCTCGGTGTGCCCTGCAACCAGTTCATGGGGCAGGAGCCCGGCACCTCCGAGGAGATCGCCGAGTTCTGCTCCGCGACCTACGGCGTCACCTTCCCGATGACCGAGAAGGTCGACGTCAACGGGGACGCCCGGCACGAGCTGTACCAGCGTCTTGTGGACACCGCCGACGGCGAGGGCCACAGCGGTGACATCCGCTGGAACTTCGAGAAGTTCCTGATCGCGCCGGGTGGAGACGTCGTGGCGCGGTTCTCGCCGCAGACCGAGCCGGAGTCGGCGGAGGTCGTGGCGGCGGTGGAGAAGGCGCTCGCGTAA